The Nocardioides humi genome includes a region encoding these proteins:
- a CDS encoding AMP-binding protein has protein sequence MALATVHDRYDDEEIARFYADGLWTQDTLFGLVEQQAAIRPEKVFGTDATTAVTYAELRDRARSLAVGLRRRGIGPGDRVVVQMPSWTEFFVIAAAVARIGAVLVPVMPIYRDDDVGFIVETAGAKAAFTALSYRKFDHARMFTELAAASTSLETVIVLRPDGALPDGALAYDDVPVDLPVEDAEAEIGAGVGPDDPFVIVFSSGTTSRPKGCLHTFNTMACGARLLGRGWAYTEDDVQFGPSPVTHTTGLVTSFLLPLAHGGASHLMEQWEPREGLERIRRFGCTACVSATTFLQMVLDVYDPAVHDASTMRFWTSAGAPIPGSFIEAARTALPDMAVLSLYGRTENITTTMCTIDDDPRRSITSDGKALPLQEVRIVDELGNEVPRGEEGDIAYRGAMNCLEYIGQPELTAANYTDDGFHLSGDLGRMDADGYVRVTGRTKDIVIRGGMNISVRQVEDALTEHPAVAGVALVGMPDRQLGERVCCYLVLRAGRAPLTLDEIREFLLGRGLAIQKVPERVEIVDELPMTATGKIQKHVLRADIATKLERAGVA, from the coding sequence ATGGCGTTGGCCACGGTGCACGACCGCTACGACGACGAGGAGATCGCGCGGTTCTACGCCGACGGACTGTGGACGCAGGACACGCTGTTCGGTCTGGTCGAGCAGCAGGCCGCGATCCGTCCGGAGAAGGTCTTCGGCACCGACGCGACCACCGCGGTCACCTACGCCGAGCTCCGCGACCGCGCCCGGTCGCTCGCCGTCGGGCTGCGACGCCGCGGCATCGGGCCGGGCGACCGCGTGGTGGTGCAGATGCCGAGCTGGACCGAGTTCTTCGTGATCGCCGCGGCCGTGGCCAGGATCGGTGCGGTCCTGGTGCCGGTGATGCCGATCTACCGCGACGACGACGTGGGCTTCATCGTGGAGACGGCGGGAGCGAAGGCGGCCTTCACCGCGCTGTCCTACCGGAAGTTCGACCACGCCCGGATGTTCACCGAGCTGGCGGCGGCGAGCACGTCGCTGGAGACGGTGATCGTGCTCAGGCCCGACGGTGCCCTGCCGGACGGTGCGCTCGCCTACGACGACGTGCCCGTCGACCTCCCGGTCGAGGACGCCGAGGCGGAGATCGGCGCGGGCGTGGGCCCGGACGATCCCTTCGTGATCGTGTTCAGCTCCGGGACGACGTCGCGGCCCAAGGGCTGCCTGCACACCTTCAACACCATGGCCTGCGGGGCCCGCCTGCTCGGCCGCGGTTGGGCCTACACCGAGGACGACGTCCAGTTCGGTCCCTCGCCGGTCACCCACACCACGGGACTGGTCACGAGCTTCCTGCTGCCTCTGGCGCACGGGGGCGCCTCCCACCTGATGGAGCAGTGGGAGCCGCGTGAGGGGCTCGAGCGGATCCGCAGGTTCGGGTGCACGGCGTGCGTCAGCGCCACGACCTTCCTGCAGATGGTGCTGGACGTCTACGACCCCGCCGTGCACGACGCCAGCACCATGCGGTTCTGGACCTCCGCCGGCGCTCCGATCCCGGGCAGCTTCATCGAGGCGGCCCGGACCGCCCTTCCGGACATGGCGGTCCTCAGCCTCTACGGCCGGACCGAGAACATCACCACGACGATGTGCACGATCGACGACGATCCCCGCCGCTCGATCACCTCCGACGGCAAGGCGCTCCCGCTGCAGGAGGTCCGCATCGTCGACGAGCTGGGCAACGAGGTTCCCCGCGGGGAGGAGGGCGACATCGCCTACCGCGGCGCGATGAACTGCCTGGAGTACATCGGCCAGCCGGAGCTGACCGCCGCGAACTACACGGACGACGGCTTCCACCTCTCCGGTGACCTGGGGCGGATGGACGCGGACGGCTACGTCCGGGTCACCGGCCGTACCAAGGACATCGTGATCCGCGGCGGGATGAACATCAGCGTCCGTCAGGTCGAGGACGCCCTCACCGAGCACCCCGCCGTGGCCGGGGTGGCGCTCGTCGGCATGCCGGACCGCCAGCTGGGCGAGCGCGTGTGCTGCTATCTGGTCCTCCGTGCCGGCCGGGCGCCACTCACCCTCGACGAGATCCGCGAGTTCCTCCTCGGGCGCGGGCTGGCGATCCAGAAGGTTCCGGAGCGGGTCGAGATCGTCGACGAGCTGCCGATGACGGCGACCGGGAAGATCCAGAAGCACGTGCTTCGCGCCGACATCGCCACCAAGCTGGAGCGGGCGGGGGTGGCCTGA
- a CDS encoding LuxR C-terminal-related transcriptional regulator yields the protein MESGSAASARRRAALAERGREAHAAAVGLLWELGVFDRDDYADEVGQPPSPELRTLDGQLAILGGIMRECLVDPDRVARPKEVADVSQVLHEIHAVRFGIHDHLGHERLRRLDRLDQGLGTLRRMTDQDQLLETVCEAAADAGGFERVMLSRVDGDTWRPWRSWASSMGEAELAFRDWIRAVPTIELSQMLLESELVQRREPAIVLRAADDPRVYEPMARASGLVSYVAAPILSGDRVIGLLHADNQGTEMVDLDRDILWFFAIGFAQIFERAVLLGRLREQRVQVMEAMRSVEAVLDELATSTIDLVTRDEATAVGVSRPVRPVVEVERPRVLEEVLTGRELEVLALMATGATNERIAQRLVIATGTVKSHVKQILRKLRVENRAEAISQYLRLTIGARED from the coding sequence ATGGAGTCGGGTAGTGCGGCGTCTGCGCGCCGACGTGCCGCGCTGGCCGAGCGGGGTCGGGAGGCCCATGCAGCGGCCGTCGGCCTGCTCTGGGAGCTGGGCGTCTTCGATCGGGACGACTACGCCGACGAGGTCGGTCAGCCGCCCTCGCCCGAGCTGCGCACGCTCGACGGCCAGCTGGCGATCCTGGGCGGGATCATGCGGGAGTGCCTCGTCGACCCGGACCGGGTCGCGAGACCCAAGGAGGTCGCCGACGTGAGCCAGGTGCTGCACGAGATCCATGCCGTGCGCTTCGGCATCCACGACCACCTCGGCCACGAGCGGCTGCGTCGGCTGGATCGGCTCGACCAGGGCCTCGGCACGCTGCGCCGGATGACCGATCAGGACCAGCTCCTGGAGACCGTGTGCGAGGCGGCCGCCGACGCAGGCGGGTTCGAGCGCGTGATGCTGTCGAGGGTCGACGGCGACACCTGGCGCCCGTGGCGCAGCTGGGCCAGCAGCATGGGCGAGGCCGAGCTGGCCTTCCGGGACTGGATCCGCGCGGTGCCCACGATCGAGCTGTCCCAGATGCTCCTCGAGAGCGAGCTGGTCCAGCGCCGGGAGCCTGCCATCGTGCTCCGGGCCGCAGACGACCCGCGCGTCTACGAGCCGATGGCCCGTGCATCCGGCCTGGTGTCGTACGTCGCCGCGCCGATCCTCTCCGGTGACCGGGTCATCGGGCTGCTGCATGCCGACAACCAGGGCACCGAGATGGTGGACCTCGACCGGGACATCCTGTGGTTCTTCGCGATCGGCTTCGCGCAGATCTTCGAGCGTGCCGTCCTCCTCGGCCGGCTGCGGGAGCAGCGGGTCCAGGTGATGGAGGCGATGCGCAGCGTCGAGGCGGTGCTCGACGAGCTCGCGACCAGCACGATCGACCTGGTGACCCGGGACGAGGCCACCGCCGTCGGCGTCAGCCGGCCGGTCCGGCCGGTGGTCGAGGTCGAGCGGCCCCGGGTCCTCGAGGAGGTGCTGACCGGACGCGAGCTCGAGGTGCTCGCGCTGATGGCGACCGGCGCCACGAACGAGCGGATCGCCCAACGGCTCGTCATCGCGACGGGCACGGTCAAGTCCCACGTCAAGCAGATCCTCCGCAAGCTGCGGGTGGAGAACCGGGCCGAGGCGATCTCGCAGTACCTCCGGCTCACCATCGGGGCGCGCGAGGACTGA
- a CDS encoding TetR/AcrR family transcriptional regulator — protein sequence MPRDRRILDAAAVAFHEKGFHGVGMDELGRRAGLSGPSLYRYFAGKDEILARLLDEAMDELLGATTPVDPDPRTDLERALRHHIEFALANRHLVTLYQREVRSLVEPWADAFTRRRRQYVRAWETLLARAFPTLEPGAVAAAAQGCLGLVFSVATWPDRALAAPGVTDLIMGLVLHGVAGVDLPA from the coding sequence GTGCCGCGTGACCGACGGATCCTCGATGCCGCCGCCGTCGCCTTCCACGAGAAGGGCTTCCACGGGGTCGGCATGGACGAGCTCGGACGTCGTGCGGGACTGAGCGGTCCCTCGCTCTACCGCTACTTCGCCGGCAAGGACGAGATCCTCGCCAGGCTCCTCGACGAGGCGATGGACGAGCTGCTCGGCGCCACGACGCCGGTCGATCCCGACCCGCGGACGGACCTGGAGCGGGCGTTGCGGCACCACATCGAGTTCGCGCTCGCCAACCGGCACCTGGTCACGCTCTACCAACGCGAGGTCCGGTCGCTGGTGGAGCCCTGGGCGGACGCCTTCACCCGACGGCGCAGGCAGTACGTCCGCGCCTGGGAGACTCTCCTCGCCCGCGCGTTCCCGACGCTGGAGCCCGGCGCGGTCGCCGCGGCCGCCCAGGGCTGCCTGGGCCTCGTCTTCTCCGTGGCGACCTGGCCGGACCGGGCCCTGGCGGCCCCCGGGGTCACCGATCTCATCATGGGCCTGGTCCTGCACGGCGTGGCCGGGGTCGATCTACCGGCCTGA
- a CDS encoding acyl-CoA dehydrogenase family protein, whose product MDWSIPEDVTTFLADLDAFIEDKIKPIEEANPEYFDHRREFSRTDVERGGIPTRRWREILHEARVLADRAGFYRYPLPKALGGQDGTNVAMAVIREHLARRGPGLHAELSHEASMVANLPLALVLHEYGTPEQKEQYLERLVSGDMEMAFGLTEPNHGSDVTWLETRAVRDGDDWIITGAKRWNSVVDVSEVDLVFARTSGEDGKADGISAFLVPTDAPGFEVPFYWWTFNMPTDHAEVRLDGVRVPSSAMVGEEGRGLDCAQLFVHENRIRQAASSLGAAQFCIDRAVAYTEERRLFGKAMRDYQGVQWQLVELQTEAELVRNTIAKVAWEMDVHGKTAVSDKVAMVNVRGNRLACDAADRAMQVHGGVGYSRHHPFEHIYRHHRRYRITEGSDELQYRRIAAGMWDFRSGR is encoded by the coding sequence ATGGACTGGTCGATCCCGGAGGACGTCACGACGTTCCTCGCCGACCTCGACGCCTTCATCGAGGACAAGATCAAGCCGATCGAGGAGGCCAACCCCGAGTACTTCGACCACCGGCGCGAGTTCAGCCGCACCGACGTGGAGCGGGGCGGCATCCCCACCCGCCGATGGCGCGAGATCCTGCACGAGGCCCGGGTCCTTGCCGACCGGGCGGGCTTCTACCGCTATCCGCTGCCGAAGGCGCTGGGCGGCCAGGACGGCACGAACGTCGCCATGGCCGTGATCCGCGAGCACCTCGCCCGCCGCGGTCCGGGCCTGCACGCCGAGCTGAGCCACGAGGCGTCGATGGTCGCCAACCTGCCGCTCGCGCTCGTCCTGCACGAGTACGGGACGCCGGAGCAGAAGGAGCAGTACCTCGAGCGCCTCGTCTCCGGTGACATGGAGATGGCCTTCGGCCTGACCGAGCCCAACCACGGCAGCGATGTCACCTGGCTGGAGACCCGGGCGGTGCGCGACGGCGACGACTGGATCATCACGGGGGCCAAGCGCTGGAACAGCGTCGTCGACGTCTCCGAGGTCGACCTCGTCTTCGCCCGCACCAGCGGTGAGGACGGGAAGGCCGACGGCATCTCGGCGTTCCTCGTCCCGACGGACGCTCCCGGGTTCGAGGTGCCGTTCTACTGGTGGACGTTCAACATGCCGACCGACCACGCCGAGGTGCGCCTGGACGGCGTCCGGGTGCCGTCGTCGGCCATGGTCGGGGAGGAGGGCCGAGGCCTGGACTGCGCCCAGCTCTTCGTCCACGAGAACAGGATCCGGCAGGCCGCGAGCTCCCTGGGCGCCGCCCAGTTCTGCATCGACCGGGCCGTCGCCTACACCGAGGAGCGCAGGCTCTTCGGCAAGGCCATGCGCGACTACCAGGGCGTCCAGTGGCAGCTCGTCGAGCTGCAGACCGAGGCGGAGCTCGTGCGCAACACCATCGCGAAGGTCGCCTGGGAGATGGACGTCCACGGCAAGACCGCCGTGAGCGACAAGGTGGCCATGGTCAACGTACGGGGCAATCGCCTCGCGTGCGACGCGGCCGACCGTGCCATGCAGGTCCACGGCGGAGTCGGCTACAGCCGCCACCACCCCTTCGAGCACATCTACCGGCACCACCGGCGCTACCGCATCACGGAGGGCTCCGACGAGCTGCAGTACCGCCGGATCGCTGCCGGGATGTGGGACTTCCGTTCAGGCCGGTAG
- a CDS encoding MaoC family dehydratase: MRILNSVDELRALVGERLGTSSWHDITQERIQAFADATEDWERIHVDPERAARSPFGVTIAHGLLTLSLGPKFQYEIFEMNGHSLALNYGYDKVRWISPVKVGSRLRMTQDLLAAEPLEGGSKFRTRQTFEIEGQDEPACVAESLFAYFD; this comes from the coding sequence ATGAGAATCCTCAACAGCGTCGACGAGCTCCGCGCCCTGGTGGGAGAGCGCCTCGGCACCAGCTCGTGGCACGACATCACCCAGGAGCGCATCCAGGCGTTCGCGGACGCCACGGAGGACTGGGAGCGCATCCACGTCGACCCGGAGCGGGCAGCGCGCTCACCCTTCGGCGTCACCATCGCGCACGGGCTCCTCACCCTGTCCCTCGGCCCGAAGTTCCAGTACGAGATCTTCGAGATGAACGGGCACTCGCTGGCGCTCAACTACGGCTACGACAAGGTCCGCTGGATCTCGCCGGTCAAGGTCGGCTCCCGGCTCCGGATGACGCAGGACCTCCTCGCCGCCGAGCCGCTCGAGGGCGGCTCGAAGTTCCGCACGCGACAGACCTTCGAGATCGAGGGACAGGACGAGCCGGCCTGCGTGGCCGAGTCCCTCTTCGCCTACTTCGACTGA